One window from the genome of Microbulbifer sp. ALW1 encodes:
- a CDS encoding DUF962 domain-containing protein, with product MRTADQWFSEYGESHQNSTNKAIHWVAVPLIYLTVVGLFWSIPQPEWMASLPWLNWAIVALIPTILFYMVMSFPLALGMVALSLLCLGACSWLERAGQSVLWWSVGVFVVMWVFQFVGHHIEGKKPSFFKDLQFLLIGPAWVIGFLYRKLGIKY from the coding sequence ATGCGAACAGCAGACCAATGGTTCAGTGAATACGGTGAGAGCCACCAGAATTCCACCAACAAGGCCATCCACTGGGTGGCGGTTCCTCTTATTTACCTCACCGTTGTCGGTCTTTTCTGGTCCATTCCCCAGCCCGAGTGGATGGCGTCCTTGCCCTGGCTGAACTGGGCAATTGTTGCGCTGATCCCGACCATCCTGTTCTATATGGTGATGTCCTTCCCACTGGCGCTGGGGATGGTCGCGCTCTCCTTGCTTTGCCTCGGGGCTTGCAGCTGGCTGGAGCGGGCAGGCCAGAGTGTGCTCTGGTGGTCTGTGGGGGTTTTTGTGGTGATGTGGGTGTTCCAGTTTGTTGGTCACCATATCGAGGGCAAAAAGCCTTCGTTTTTTAAAGACCTGCAGTTCCTTTTGATTGGCCCAGCCTGGGTGATCGGCTTCCTGTACCGCAAGCTGGGTATCAAGTACTGA
- a CDS encoding HNH endonuclease — MQIYVENQRGDRYRVSAGWSSAPTIFENDLSAELLASFPTSALDQIFEQFLAKATLSQSLDQAFSGQDLLHTHQYPAAPGHFSDEHRAVYLAVKQHRLLIEEAPHGEGVLDERQTNLRGRIRMGLQKIIAEERAEAARIEAVHSKRSSLEKAGAYVGKFGSALGQGAWDLAVWTKDIAEVAMLVNPIRQQTQMLSATYDYYVHDKSFEQSSKEYLGKVKKELVDVLGFDPSTITAEQLQQAFEVAHLIYDDSALRSDITRFAKDYVKAQHSLEMTEFAGGGVFEIILTIVLAAFTGGVGGVTAMAKNGRLLARFKDVGDLMLDFAKYQKRRNALKKARGAKSEAASFSKFETIEVSAPEAPINQAATQRASPPRGRSSDSNVPSNPKLNPKTRLPRTNGRWDGEPGNGFWHSNIDEVNEITGGKPIEFANGRPVFTPWAKGQVKFKPGQLDGSKADFDAVYEYVAKQKGLSSPNAAKNYLKEAGLTPHHLDNETIQFVPSKLHGNIPHIGSASDLRGGF; from the coding sequence ATGCAGATTTACGTTGAGAACCAGCGCGGCGACCGCTATCGGGTAAGTGCTGGTTGGTCCAGTGCGCCGACCATTTTTGAAAACGATCTGTCCGCAGAGCTGCTTGCCTCATTTCCCACCTCCGCGCTCGACCAGATTTTTGAGCAATTTCTGGCGAAAGCCACCCTCAGCCAATCGCTTGATCAGGCATTCTCTGGTCAAGACCTGCTGCACACCCACCAGTACCCCGCCGCGCCCGGGCATTTTAGCGACGAGCACCGGGCGGTATATCTCGCCGTCAAGCAGCACCGACTGCTGATCGAAGAAGCCCCCCACGGCGAGGGTGTACTGGACGAGCGGCAGACAAACCTGCGCGGCCGTATTCGCATGGGGCTGCAGAAAATTATTGCCGAAGAGCGGGCAGAAGCCGCGCGAATTGAAGCGGTACACAGCAAGCGTAGCAGTCTGGAAAAGGCCGGCGCTTATGTGGGGAAATTTGGCAGTGCACTCGGGCAGGGCGCGTGGGACTTGGCGGTGTGGACCAAGGACATTGCCGAAGTGGCAATGCTGGTGAATCCCATTCGCCAGCAGACCCAAATGCTGAGCGCCACCTACGACTATTACGTTCACGACAAAAGCTTCGAACAGTCCTCGAAAGAATATCTCGGCAAAGTTAAAAAAGAGTTGGTGGATGTTCTGGGGTTTGATCCGAGCACCATTACAGCAGAGCAGCTGCAGCAGGCTTTTGAAGTCGCGCATCTGATATACGACGACAGCGCATTGCGCAGTGATATAACCCGCTTTGCCAAAGACTACGTCAAGGCGCAACACAGCCTGGAAATGACTGAATTTGCCGGTGGTGGTGTATTCGAAATCATCCTAACCATCGTCCTGGCCGCCTTCACTGGCGGTGTCGGTGGCGTTACGGCCATGGCGAAGAATGGCCGCTTACTGGCCCGTTTCAAAGACGTTGGCGATTTGATGCTGGATTTTGCCAAATACCAGAAGCGTCGCAATGCGTTGAAGAAGGCGCGTGGTGCCAAGTCGGAAGCGGCATCATTTTCGAAATTTGAAACTATAGAAGTCTCGGCACCTGAAGCACCGATAAACCAGGCGGCTACACAAAGGGCCAGCCCTCCCAGAGGTAGGAGCAGTGATAGTAACGTCCCTAGTAATCCAAAACTTAACCCAAAAACTAGATTGCCTAGAACGAATGGCAGATGGGACGGGGAGCCAGGTAATGGCTTTTGGCATTCAAATATTGATGAGGTTAATGAAATTACTGGCGGCAAGCCCATTGAATTTGCTAATGGGCGACCTGTGTTTACTCCCTGGGCTAAAGGTCAAGTTAAGTTTAAACCAGGCCAATTGGATGGAAGTAAGGCAGATTTTGATGCGGTTTATGAGTATGTCGCTAAGCAAAAGGGCTTATCAAGCCCAAATGCCGCCAAGAATTACTTAAAGGAGGCCGGTTTAACGCCGCATCATTTAGATAACGAAACAATACAGTTTGTGCCTTCAAAGTTACATGGCAATATACCGCACATCGGGTCTGCATCTGACCTTAGAGGAGGTTTTTAA
- the putP gene encoding sodium/proline symporter PutP: protein MPGQWLVALTFIAYLALILAIGVYAYQRTKNASDYFLGGRSLPPAVAALSAGASDMSGWLLLGLPGAAYATGLSSGWIAIGLFSGIVLSWTTMARRLRIYTYALDDALTVPAYLHRRFNLAHPYLRTVCAIFILLFFLFYVASGLIAGGKLFETVFGWDYQWAVVIGAIAVISYTLFGGFLAVSWTDVFQGLLMSLALVIVPVMVISDEGGFSTAWASMEQQHPELMHWMSDNTGKALSVAAILSSLAWGLGYFGQPHILARFKALRHPDDMPAAATVAAVWSLAGFLGAMAVGLFGHLELAQTIPDGERIFMALVEALFHPLVAGILLAAILSAIMSTADSQLLVSSAALAEDIYHVWFGRAVSSESLVQVGRWAVVALSLIAVGVAMDPGSKVLDVVAYAWAGLGAAFGPAILISLYWSRMTGAGAIAGVLVGGITVVIWKQLSGGIFDLYELLPGFVLSAAAIVLVSAVTHCPEEISTRHRQLLGQKQ, encoded by the coding sequence ATGCCTGGACAATGGCTTGTCGCTCTTACTTTCATCGCCTATCTGGCACTTATTCTGGCGATTGGTGTTTACGCTTACCAGCGCACCAAGAATGCCAGTGATTATTTTCTTGGTGGCCGTTCACTGCCACCGGCGGTTGCGGCGCTGAGTGCCGGCGCCTCTGACATGAGCGGCTGGTTGCTGCTGGGGCTGCCGGGTGCGGCTTATGCGACCGGGTTGTCGTCCGGGTGGATTGCGATTGGCCTATTCAGCGGCATTGTGCTCAGCTGGACTACCATGGCGCGGCGTTTGCGCATTTACACCTATGCGCTGGATGACGCCCTTACCGTGCCGGCCTACCTGCATCGACGGTTTAACCTGGCGCACCCTTATCTGCGCACGGTGTGCGCCATCTTCATTTTGCTGTTCTTCTTGTTCTATGTAGCGTCCGGCCTGATCGCCGGTGGCAAGCTGTTTGAGACGGTATTTGGCTGGGATTACCAGTGGGCAGTTGTTATCGGCGCCATCGCGGTGATTTCCTACACACTGTTTGGGGGCTTTCTTGCGGTTTCCTGGACGGACGTTTTCCAGGGGCTTTTGATGAGTTTGGCGCTGGTCATTGTTCCCGTGATGGTGATTTCCGATGAGGGAGGATTTAGCACCGCCTGGGCCTCCATGGAGCAGCAGCACCCGGAGCTGATGCACTGGATGTCGGACAATACAGGCAAGGCGCTCTCTGTTGCAGCCATTCTCAGTTCCCTGGCGTGGGGGCTTGGCTACTTCGGTCAGCCGCATATCCTGGCGCGCTTCAAAGCACTGCGGCACCCGGATGATATGCCGGCCGCGGCAACGGTTGCTGCGGTCTGGTCTTTGGCGGGCTTTCTTGGCGCCATGGCGGTTGGGCTCTTTGGGCACCTGGAGCTCGCGCAGACGATTCCGGATGGTGAGCGTATTTTCATGGCGCTGGTAGAGGCGCTGTTCCACCCGCTGGTGGCGGGAATTCTGCTGGCGGCCATCCTGTCTGCCATTATGAGTACTGCGGATTCACAGTTGCTGGTGTCGTCCGCTGCCCTGGCGGAGGATATCTATCACGTTTGGTTCGGCCGCGCGGTTTCTTCCGAGAGCCTGGTGCAGGTGGGTCGCTGGGCAGTCGTGGCGCTGTCGCTGATTGCGGTAGGCGTGGCCATGGACCCAGGCTCCAAAGTACTGGATGTGGTGGCCTATGCCTGGGCGGGATTGGGTGCCGCTTTTGGTCCGGCGATTCTGATCAGTCTCTACTGGTCGCGGATGACTGGCGCCGGAGCCATCGCCGGTGTCTTGGTGGGGGGTATAACCGTTGTGATCTGGAAACAGCTGTCAGGTGGCATCTTTGATCTATACGAGCTGTTACCGGGCTTTGTGCTCTCCGCAGCTGCTATTGTTTTAGTAAGTGCTGTGACGCATTGCCCTGAGGAAATATCAACGCGCCACCGTCAGTTGCTGGGGCAAAAGCAGTAG
- a CDS encoding SMI1/KNR4 family protein, with product MLIESLKSLGARSLKDGSQDKLSISQVESELNVKFSDSYRSVLESYENSIVFDHGAIYKPVEKSPVDNTDGFQSLEMLYGLQGDSNLVSRNKMYKGQIPKECVVIGESVGGNQVCLSRASGKVYFWFHEAEIEDHSLFEVAESVNNFIEGLLPDDMQNSDKREIDESGSFLDF from the coding sequence ATGTTGATAGAAAGTTTAAAAAGCCTTGGGGCGAGGTCTTTAAAAGATGGCTCTCAAGATAAGTTGTCCATTTCTCAGGTTGAATCTGAATTAAATGTTAAGTTTTCGGATAGTTATAGGTCAGTATTAGAGAGTTATGAAAACTCAATAGTTTTTGACCATGGTGCAATATATAAGCCGGTAGAGAAATCACCAGTAGATAATACTGACGGCTTTCAGTCTTTAGAAATGCTGTATGGACTGCAAGGTGATTCAAACCTTGTTAGTCGAAATAAAATGTATAAGGGGCAGATACCCAAGGAGTGCGTTGTTATTGGTGAGTCTGTTGGGGGAAACCAAGTATGTTTATCGCGCGCGTCTGGAAAAGTTTACTTTTGGTTTCACGAAGCGGAAATTGAAGATCATTCTTTGTTTGAGGTTGCGGAGAGCGTTAACAATTTTATCGAAGGACTTCTGCCCGATGATATGCAAAATTCAGATAAAAGAGAAATCGATGAGTCGGGTTCATTTCTGGATTTTTAA
- a CDS encoding O-acetyl-ADP-ribose deacetylase: MRNVAQLNGGAAAGVNRVIEVHLGDITRLHVDVIVNAANQRLLGGGGVDGAIHRAAGPELLEACRQIGGCPVGDVRSTPGFRLPVKRIYHTVGPVWRGGNLGEPELLATCYRQCLALARRENVHSIAFPAISCGVYDYPPELAVEIAVEQVQNHLDREGGPRHVIFCCMDEDMAELYRMQLDACVRR; this comes from the coding sequence GTGCGCAACGTTGCGCAATTGAACGGTGGTGCCGCGGCTGGAGTAAATAGAGTGATCGAAGTACACCTCGGTGATATCACTCGGTTGCACGTAGATGTAATCGTCAACGCAGCCAACCAAAGGCTCCTGGGCGGTGGTGGTGTAGATGGCGCCATACACCGCGCCGCCGGCCCCGAATTGCTCGAAGCCTGCCGCCAGATCGGCGGCTGCCCCGTAGGAGATGTACGCAGCACTCCTGGATTCCGTTTGCCGGTCAAACGTATCTACCACACCGTTGGTCCGGTGTGGCGAGGCGGCAATCTGGGTGAGCCCGAACTGCTTGCCACTTGCTACCGCCAATGCCTGGCCCTGGCCCGCCGAGAGAATGTTCATTCAATTGCGTTTCCTGCCATCAGTTGCGGCGTCTACGATTACCCCCCTGAACTTGCTGTTGAGATTGCGGTAGAACAGGTGCAGAACCACCTGGATCGCGAAGGCGGCCCCCGACACGTTATTTTCTGTTGTATGGACGAAGACATGGCAGAACTCTACCGGATGCAGCTGGACGCCTGCGTGCGCCGCTAA